One window of the Caloenas nicobarica isolate bCalNic1 chromosome 20, bCalNic1.hap1, whole genome shotgun sequence genome contains the following:
- the RASAL2 gene encoding ras GTPase-activating protein nGAP isoform X5: MEYVPWSRGLPKLKESRSHESLLSPGSAVEALDLGSEEKVFVKPLHSSILGQDFCFEVTYSSGSKCFSCSSAAERDKWMENLRRTVQPNKDNCRRAENVLRLWIIEAKDLAPKKKYFCELCLDDTLFARTTSKTKADNIFWGEHFEFYGLPPLHSITVHIYKDVEKKKKKDKNNYVGLVNIPMASVTGRQFVEKWYPVSTPTPNKGKSGGPSIRIKSRYQTITILPMEQYKEFAEFVTSNYTMLCSVLEPVISVRNKEEMACALVHILQSTGRAKDFLTDLVMSEVDRCGEHDVLIFRENTLATKAIEEYLKLVGQKYLHDALGEFIKALYESDENCEVDPSKCSSSELTDHQSNLKMCCELAFCKIINSYCVFPRELKEVFASWKQQCLSRGKQDISERLISASLFLRFLCPAIMSPSLFSLMQEYPDDRTSRTLTLIAKVIQNLANFAKFGNKEEYMAFMNDFLEHEWGGMKRFLLEISNPDTISNMPGFEGYIDLGRELSVLHSLLWEVVSQLDKGENSFLQATVAKLGPLPRILADITKSMTNPTPIQQQLRRFTEHSSSPNVSGSLSSGLQKIFEDPTDGDLHKLKSPTQENVDGYFRGKTLLLVQQASTQSMTYSDKDERESLLPNGRSISLMDLQDPHTPHSDHASMMHDVPLRLAGSQLSITQVANIKQLWETQSTPQSAPQVRRPLHPALNQQGSLQPLSFQNPVYHLNNPTPPMPKASVDSSLENLSTASSRSRSNSEDFKLSGPSNSSMEDFTKRSTQSEDFSRRHTVPDKHVPIALPRQNSSSQAQIRKMDQGGLGARAKAPQSLPHSASLRSTGSMSGVSGALVTEPLQNGSRSRQQSSSSRESPVPKVRAIQRQQTQQVQSPVDSATMSPVERTAAWVLNNGQYEEVEEDAEQNPDEVKHAEKYEQEIAKLKERLKVSSRRLEEYEQRLLVQEQQMQKLLMEYKSRLEDSEERLRRQQEEKDSQMKSIISRLMAVEEELKKDHAEMQAVIDAKQKIIDAQEKRIVSLDSANTRLMSALTQVKERYSMQVRNGISPTNPTKLSITENGEFKNSSC; the protein is encoded by the exons ATGGAATACGTACCATG gtcaCGGGGATTGCCCAAACTGAAAGAGTCCCGTTCCCATGAGTCTCTGCTGAGCCCAGGCAGCGCCGTGGAGGCCCTGGATCTCGGCTCGGAAGAAAAAGTCTTCGTCAAACCACTTCACAGCAGCATCCTTGGACAAGACTTCTGCTTTGAG GTAACCTACTCCAGTGGCAGTAAATGCTTCAGTTGTTCCTCTGCAGCAGAGAGGGACAAGTGGATGGAAAACCTACGCAGAACAGTGCAGCCAAATAAG GACAACTGCCGTCGAGCTGAAAATGTGCTCCGTCTCTGGATCATTGAGGCAAAGGACCTGGCCCCCAAGAAGAAATACTTCTGTGAGCTGTGCCTCGATGACACCCTCTTTGCCCGCACcaccagcaaaacaaaagcagataaCATTTTCTGGGGAGAGCACTTTGAGTTCTACGGTCTCCCACCTCTTCACAGCATCACAGTTCACATCTACAAGGATgtggagaagaagaagaaaaaggacaagaaCAATTACGTAGGCCTGGTCAACATTCCCATGGCCAGCGTGACAGGTCGCCAGTTTGTGGAAAAATGGTACCCAGTCAGCACGCCTACACCCAACAAAGGGAAATCAGGGGGACCTTCCATCCGGATAAAGTCCCGTTATCAGACCATCACCATCTTGCCCATGGAGCAATACAAAGAATTTGCAGAGTTTGTTACCAGCAACTACACTAtgctgtgctctgtgctggaaCCGGTGATCAGCGTCAGGAATAAGGAGGAGATGGCTTGTGCTTTGGTGCACATTCTTCAGAGCACTGGCAGAGCGAAG GACTTCTTGACGGATTTGGTGATGTCTGAGGTCGATCGTTGTGGGGAACATGACGTCTTGATCTTCAGGGAGAACACGCTCGCTACCAAAGCTATTGAGGAATACCTAAAGTTGGTAGGGCAGAAGTATCTTCACGACGCACTAG GGGAGTTTATCAAGGCTTTGTATGAGTCGGATGAAAACTGTGAAGTGGATCCCAGCAAATGTTCATCCAGTGAATTAACAGATCATCAGAGCAATCTGAAAATGTGTTGTGAGCTGGCCTTCTGCAAGATTATTAACTCCTACTG CGTGTTCCCTCGTGAGCTGAAGGAGGTATTTGCATCCTGGAAGCAGCAGTGCCTGAGCAGGGGCAAGCAGGACATCAGCGAACGCCTGATCAGTGCCTCCCTCTTCCTCCGCTTCCTCTGCCCCGCCATCATGTCCCCCAGCCTCTTCAGCCTCATGCAGGAGTATCCTGACGACCGGACATCTCGCACGCTCACGCTTATTGCTAAAGTCATTCAGAATCTCGCCAACTTTGCGAA GTTCGGGAATAAAGAAGAATATATGGCCTTCATGAACGACTTTTTGGAACATGAGTGGGGAGGAATGAAGCGTTTTCTCCTGGAGATCTCTAACCCAGATACCATCTCAAACATGCCTGGATTTGAGGGCTACATCGACCTGGGCAGAGAGCTCTCGGTTTTGCATTCGCTCTTATGGGAGGTTGTGTCCCAACTTGATAAG GGTGAAAATTCCTTCCTACAGGCGACCGTGGCAAAACTGGGACCTCTTCCTCGTATTCTTGCCGATATCACCAAATCAATGACCAACCCTACGCCGatacagcagcagctgaggcgTTTCACGGAGCACAGCTCTAGTCCGAACGTCAGTGGCAGTCTCTCCTCAGGGCTTCAGAAGATATTTGAGGACCCCACTGATGG TGACTTGCATAAGCTGAAGTCTCCAACCCAGGAAAACGTGGATGGATATTTTAGGGGCAAGACCTTACTGCTGGTTCAGCAGGCATCCACCCAGAGCATGACTTACTCAGATAAGGACGAAAGGGAAAGCCTCTTGCCCAATGGACGTAGCATCTCTCTCATGGACCTCCAGGATCCCCACACGCCTCACAGTGACCACGCTTCCATGATGCACGATGTGCCTTTGCGCTTGGCTGGCAGCCAGCTCTCTATCACGCAAGTGGCGAACATCAAACAGCTGTGGGAAACTCAGAGCACACCCCAAAGTGCTCCCCAGGTGAGAAGGCCTCTGCACCCCGCTTTGAACCAACAGGGCAGCCTCCAGCCCCTGTCATTCCAGAACCCGGTTTACCATCTCAACAACCCAACCCCGCCGATGCCGAAGGCCTCCGTGGACTCCAGCTTGGAGAACCTGAGCACCGCCAGCTCCCGGAGCCGAAGCAACAGCGAAGACTTCAAACTGAGCGGgcccagcaacagcagcatgGAGGATTTCACCAAACGCAGCACGCAGAGCGAGGACTTCTCCCGACGCCACACGGTCCCCGACAAGCACGTCCCCATCGCGCTGCCCCgccagaacagcagcagccaagcGCAGATCCGCAAAATGGACCAGGGCGGGCTGGGCGCCAGGGCCAAAGCGCCGCAGTCGCTGCCGCACAGCGCGTCCCTGCGGAGCACGGGCAGCATGTCGGGAGTGTCGGGGGCCCTGGTGACCGAGCCCCTGCAGAATGGGAGCCGGTCCCGGCAGCAGTCCTCGTCCTCCAGAGAGAGCCCTGTCCCAAAGGTGAGGGCCATCCAGAGGCAACAAACACAGCAG GTTCAGTCGCCTGTGGACTCTGCCACAATGTCACCAGTGGAAAGGACGGCTGCCTGGGTCCTCAATAATGGACAGTATGAAGAAGTAGAGGAGGACGCGGAGCAGAATCCAGATGAAGTCAAGCATGCTGAGAAG TATGAACAAGAGATAGCGAAGCTGAAGGAGCGCCTGAAGGTGTCAAGTCGCCGGCTGGAGGAGTATGAGCAGCGGCTCCTGGTGCAAGAGCAGCAAATGCAGAAGCTGCTGATGGAGTACAAGTCCAGGCTGGAAGACAGTGAGGAGCGACTGCGCAGGCAACAGGAGGAGAAGGACAGCCAGATGAAAAGCATCATCAGCAG GCTCATGGCAGTTGAAGAGGAGTTGAAGAAGGATCATGCAGAGATGCAAGCTGTCATCgatgcaaagcagaaaattattgATGCACAG